The Acinetobacter sp. GSS19 genome includes a region encoding these proteins:
- a CDS encoding DcaP family trimeric outer membrane transporter, producing the protein MRLPLSQKRLMQQSLTITVVTLLMNTAHATSEQDELQQLKMEVKELRTLIERYQVQTLQTHNTSAQVVLPSVVRPAPLQATSSAAKEGLQLTTAAGSEFNLYGFLRADVQYQAKGGSSIFNRIDDVALDDAHQDKMYSSVATSRLGLDFKKQLGQDKVGGKIEVDFRGSNDTLRIRHAYLTYNNWLFGQTTSTFVATDLMPEMLDFNTNLGGATYRNKMVRYQNKITPQTEYFVALEEANDGLSSTKTSIPALTAKLKYNFADNKGTSSLRGLVTERKTEDDSTLAWGVGLGAAYQLSNDLRIMADYYHVEGDGKFVLYSNDSYLIHPATQKIEKNVFDSVAVGATYQLNSKLRSTLGYGVMLSEDNAFAQIALQNRDSNQNQRLQQAWFNVMYSPVNPLTFGVEYVYGERETFTGEKGQDNRVGAMAKYTF; encoded by the coding sequence ATGAGATTACCCCTCAGTCAAAAGCGATTAATGCAACAAAGCCTGACAATTACCGTTGTGACTTTGTTGATGAATACTGCTCATGCCACATCTGAACAGGATGAATTGCAGCAGTTAAAAATGGAAGTGAAAGAGCTCAGAACACTGATCGAGCGTTATCAAGTACAAACCCTACAAACTCATAATACTTCGGCACAAGTTGTATTGCCCTCCGTGGTCAGACCTGCTCCTCTTCAAGCGACGTCTTCCGCTGCAAAAGAAGGTCTGCAACTCACGACTGCTGCAGGCTCAGAATTCAATTTATATGGATTTTTACGTGCAGACGTTCAATATCAGGCCAAAGGTGGTTCCTCAATTTTTAACCGTATTGACGATGTTGCATTAGATGATGCACATCAAGACAAAATGTACAGCTCGGTGGCAACGAGCCGCCTAGGTCTAGATTTTAAAAAGCAGCTGGGCCAAGATAAAGTGGGTGGAAAGATCGAAGTCGACTTCCGTGGTAGCAATGACACCTTGCGCATCCGCCATGCTTATCTAACCTACAATAACTGGCTATTCGGTCAAACCACCTCAACCTTCGTGGCAACGGATTTAATGCCAGAAATGCTGGATTTTAATACAAATTTGGGTGGTGCCACTTATCGCAACAAGATGGTTCGTTACCAGAATAAAATCACCCCGCAAACCGAATATTTCGTTGCATTAGAAGAAGCCAATGACGGTTTGAGTAGTACCAAAACCAGTATTCCTGCATTAACAGCAAAACTGAAATATAACTTTGCAGACAATAAAGGAACATCGTCTCTGAGAGGTTTAGTGACCGAACGTAAGACAGAAGACGATTCAACCCTCGCGTGGGGCGTGGGTCTGGGAGCAGCGTATCAGCTGAGCAATGATCTGCGTATTATGGCGGATTACTATCATGTAGAAGGAGATGGAAAATTCGTCCTGTATAGTAATGATAGCTACCTGATTCACCCTGCCACACAAAAGATCGAGAAAAATGTGTTTGATTCAGTGGCGGTGGGTGCAACGTATCAGTTGAACAGCAAACTGCGAAGCACACTGGGTTATGGTGTGATGCTGTCTGAGGACAATGCATTTGCCCAAATTGCACTTCAAAATAGGGATAGCAATCAAAACCAACGCTTACAGCAAGCATGGTTCAACGTCATGTATTCTCCTGTTAATCCGCTGACGTTTGGTGTGGAGTATGTCTATGGTGAACGTGAAACCTTTACCGGCGAAAAAGGTCAAGACAATCGTGTGGGTGCCATGGCGAAATATACCTTCTAA
- a CDS encoding DcaP family trimeric outer membrane transporter, protein MKIQSKTLAVNTLTLAVAMGMATMAQANGSNTEVEQLRGEVKELRALLEQYVAAKPAVSMPAPGTPAQNYPAPAAAPKANGLSFTTPSGTEVKFYGNVRADASYQAEGGSAARMYNQISTVPLEGVKEASDRLKTTLNSSRFGFDFKTPTQAGDVAGKLEMDFVGGATADQFRIRHAYMTYGNWLVGQTWSNFAITDYMPETIDALGYVGGSIKRTAQVRYTKNFNANSKLAVGLEDPKYTDNALNTDKTVATYGSDPKNEMRLPALTARFDQKFANGAGIITPRVMVAEKKTADDETTAWGAGLGLKYNLTPSTTLKADYYHVKGDSSFVAWSNPGYLIDSNKNLVENEFDSITVGLTQQFTPKWRGTLGYGYMKADDNKQYLDAVQTDLKSALNDNLWQAWANVFYSPVKPLSFGLEYVYGERETFDNGAYKSQTGVDNRVQATAIYNF, encoded by the coding sequence ATGAAAATTCAGTCTAAAACTTTGGCTGTAAATACTCTTACTTTAGCAGTCGCTATGGGTATGGCGACTATGGCTCAAGCGAATGGTTCAAATACGGAAGTTGAACAGTTACGTGGTGAAGTCAAAGAATTACGCGCATTACTTGAGCAATATGTTGCAGCGAAACCTGCTGTTAGCATGCCAGCTCCAGGCACACCAGCACAAAATTATCCAGCTCCTGCAGCAGCACCAAAAGCAAATGGTTTAAGCTTCACGACTCCATCAGGTACCGAAGTAAAATTCTACGGTAATGTTCGTGCCGATGCTTCTTATCAAGCTGAAGGCGGTAGCGCTGCACGTATGTATAACCAGATCAGTACTGTTCCTTTAGAAGGTGTTAAAGAAGCAAGTGACCGTTTAAAAACGACACTAAACTCTTCACGTTTCGGTTTCGACTTTAAAACTCCAACACAAGCGGGTGATGTGGCGGGTAAGTTAGAAATGGACTTTGTGGGCGGTGCTACAGCTGACCAATTCCGTATCCGTCATGCCTACATGACGTATGGTAACTGGTTGGTGGGTCAAACCTGGTCTAACTTTGCGATTACCGACTATATGCCTGAAACTATTGACGCTCTCGGCTATGTTGGCGGTTCAATTAAACGTACAGCTCAAGTACGCTATACCAAGAATTTCAATGCTAATAGTAAACTTGCTGTTGGTTTAGAAGATCCAAAATACACAGATAATGCTCTTAATACCGACAAGACTGTTGCAACTTATGGTTCAGATCCAAAGAATGAAATGCGCTTACCTGCATTGACTGCACGTTTCGATCAAAAATTTGCCAATGGTGCGGGGATTATCACACCACGCGTGATGGTTGCTGAAAAGAAAACGGCTGATGATGAAACAACTGCTTGGGGTGCAGGTCTTGGTTTGAAATATAACTTAACACCAAGTACAACTTTAAAAGCGGATTACTACCATGTGAAAGGTGATAGCAGCTTTGTTGCTTGGTCGAATCCAGGTTATTTAATCGATTCGAATAAAAACTTGGTTGAGAATGAGTTTGATTCAATTACGGTTGGTTTAACCCAACAGTTCACTCCAAAATGGCGTGGTACTTTGGGATACGGCTATATGAAGGCTGATGACAATAAACAGTATCTTGATGCTGTCCAAACTGATCTTAAGTCTGCACTTAACGACAATTTATGGCAAGCTTGGGCAAATGTCTTCTATAGCCCAGTCAAACCACTTAGCTTTGGTCTTGAATATGTCTATGGTGAGCGTGAAACCTTTGACAATGGCGCCTACAAGAGCCAGACTGGTGTAGACAACCGCGTTCAAGCCACTGCAATTTATAACTTCTAA
- a CDS encoding nitroreductase, whose amino-acid sequence MNLEQVRYVDEAITSRHSVRAFLNQAVEPELIKDILRVASRAPSGTNTQPWKVYVVTGKKREEMIERVCQAQLEINANPALASEYTETFAYYPHTWISPFIDRRRENGWALYGLLNIQKGDKDKMAAQQLRNFKLFDAPVGLYFTVNKAMGIGSKMDIAMMMQNVMTAAKARGLDTCPQAAWNHFHPIVLDVLAAPEDEELVCTIALGYADPEAIVNTLVTPREPVENFTVFLDS is encoded by the coding sequence ATGAACTTGGAGCAGGTTCGCTACGTCGATGAAGCTATCACCTCTCGACATTCAGTTCGCGCTTTTCTAAACCAAGCAGTAGAGCCCGAACTAATTAAAGATATTCTTCGTGTAGCCAGTCGTGCACCTTCGGGCACCAATACTCAGCCCTGGAAAGTCTATGTGGTCACAGGCAAAAAACGCGAGGAAATGATTGAGCGTGTCTGTCAGGCACAACTTGAAATCAATGCCAATCCAGCCCTAGCCTCAGAATACACAGAAACTTTTGCATACTATCCTCATACCTGGATTTCGCCGTTTATTGACCGTCGTCGGGAAAATGGCTGGGCGCTATACGGTCTACTCAACATCCAAAAAGGTGATAAGGACAAAATGGCAGCACAACAATTGCGTAACTTCAAATTATTCGATGCGCCAGTTGGCCTGTACTTTACCGTGAATAAAGCCATGGGGATTGGTTCAAAAATGGACATTGCCATGATGATGCAAAACGTCATGACGGCTGCCAAGGCCCGCGGTCTGGATACCTGCCCTCAGGCCGCGTGGAACCATTTCCACCCGATTGTACTGGATGTACTCGCTGCACCTGAAGATGAAGAGCTGGTCTGTACCATTGCTTTGGGTTACGCAGACCCCGAGGCGATTGTAAATACCCTAGTGACCCCACGTGAACCAGTCGAAAACTTCACTGTATTTTTGGATAGCTAA
- a CDS encoding multidrug effflux MFS transporter — protein MNIEKSDTSTGYSSSWIMLLALLTALGPLSIDMYLPALPQMASDFGTTTQQVANTLPAYFFGLAVGQLVYGPISDRIGRKKPLYFGLILYSLASLLCVLAESEWSLILARVLQALGGCVGVVMARAAIRDRLDLSQSAHAFASMMIVMGLAPILAPTIGAWILAFFSWHAVFVVLAMMGLVCLGCVHFFFKETLPADRRLKLNFSQVARLYMTILLDRSFRLPMLAGCFSGAVLFSYISSASSILMDGYHLSQQQFAYAFGMNAFGIMLLSFINKRLAGHLGVLQRLCVGVLIQLLGAVILFAAGLQWLHSFVGVMAGMFMAVAGIGFTGPNATALAMSQQGARAGTASAIMGSLQFGCGLLGGVLLNILSWNAVLNVAVIMLIFLAIGGIAISALIRDQRLQSTI, from the coding sequence ATGAATATTGAAAAATCTGATACGTCTACGGGATATTCTTCCAGCTGGATTATGTTGCTGGCTTTGCTCACGGCATTAGGTCCCTTATCGATAGATATGTACCTGCCAGCCTTGCCGCAAATGGCGAGTGACTTTGGCACCACGACCCAGCAAGTTGCCAATACTTTACCCGCTTATTTTTTTGGCTTAGCGGTGGGACAGCTGGTCTATGGCCCGATCAGTGACCGGATTGGACGTAAGAAACCCCTCTATTTTGGTTTGATTCTTTATAGTCTGGCGAGTCTGCTCTGTGTTCTGGCTGAAAGTGAATGGAGTTTGATTCTGGCGCGTGTTCTTCAAGCGCTCGGTGGCTGTGTAGGTGTGGTGATGGCACGTGCGGCAATTCGAGATCGGCTTGATCTGTCTCAATCCGCCCACGCTTTTGCTAGCATGATGATTGTGATGGGGTTGGCACCTATTTTAGCACCGACCATTGGTGCGTGGATTTTGGCATTCTTTAGTTGGCATGCCGTCTTTGTGGTACTGGCCATGATGGGGCTAGTCTGTTTGGGCTGTGTGCATTTTTTCTTTAAGGAAACTTTGCCAGCGGATCGCCGTCTAAAATTAAATTTCAGTCAGGTAGCCCGTCTCTATATGACGATTTTGCTGGATCGCAGTTTTCGTTTACCGATGCTTGCAGGCTGTTTCAGTGGGGCAGTGCTTTTCTCCTATATCAGTTCGGCATCCTCGATTCTGATGGATGGCTATCATTTGTCACAGCAGCAGTTTGCCTATGCCTTTGGTATGAATGCTTTTGGCATCATGCTGTTATCTTTTATCAATAAACGTTTGGCTGGACATCTGGGTGTATTGCAACGACTTTGTGTGGGCGTGCTCATTCAATTATTAGGAGCTGTTATTTTGTTTGCTGCTGGGTTGCAATGGCTGCATTCTTTTGTTGGGGTCATGGCGGGAATGTTTATGGCGGTTGCCGGAATTGGCTTTACCGGTCCTAATGCCACCGCGCTGGCGATGTCTCAGCAGGGAGCGCGTGCGGGAACGGCAAGTGCGATTATGGGTAGCCTGCAGTTTGGCTGTGGGCTACTTGGTGGGGTCTTGTTAAATATTTTGAGCTGGAATGCGGTATTGAATGTTGCTGTCATCATGCTGATATTTTTAGCCATTGGAGGAATCGCCATATCGGCTTTGATTCGTGATCAGCGTTTACAATCAACAATCTGA
- the yccS gene encoding YccS family putative transporter, whose translation MKPWLTRLKQATYNTTFMYNLRMIIAFSGTAFVPYLLDYQLATIPLTLGVVAAGLSDIDDRFSVRIMNLIYTYLGFFVTAVSVHFLFPYPVLFAIGLIVSCIGWILLGSLGRRYAIISYGCLVVSVYSMLGVHLFEEWYMQPMLLVIGAAWYGLLSTISFLLFPVRVVQDKLSQCYSSLGDFLFAKSNLFDVDMTRESYQQSMIDLSMENGRLVGIFNEMKTALLTRLKGDRGQKDTRRSLHYYFVAQDIHERADSAHIDYQKLAKIFQHSDILFRFQRILSIQGKACKDLSESILHRSTYQHNKRFKHAFENLRLSLEKLQQEQQYDQIWINALFSLYQNLKAIDAQLRNVETERHIKLDKSKHIENQLKDDDLKGWDDIVIRVKQHLTPESVLFRHAIRLSLVLFIGYVFIQLTDIQYGYWILLTALFVSQPNFNATKRRLYLRIIGTLIGISIGYAVLYFIPSIEGQLLLLILSGALFFELRSKQYAQATAFMTILAMINFNLDGLGFAAALPRLIDTLIGCGLAWFGVSFIWPDWQFRRLPRTIKRALTAQCDYLTEVVQQYQHGRNNGLQYRVVRRAANNTDAEVASLISTLATEPDFDPAQKNQAFEFLCLHHTFLSYISALGAHRQQIQDPEILALLHQALDDIRGSLLHDETPDLTAQNMLQTIRQRLSQNNQADQHSLIILQQLSLMLSILAQLSTLKQSLSHEHDTQASELGSI comes from the coding sequence TTGAAACCCTGGCTCACTCGTCTCAAACAAGCGACCTATAACACAACCTTCATGTATAACCTGCGCATGATTATTGCGTTTAGTGGTACGGCGTTTGTGCCTTATCTGCTCGACTATCAACTCGCTACCATCCCACTGACATTAGGTGTGGTCGCTGCGGGTTTGAGTGATATTGACGACCGGTTTTCTGTGCGCATCATGAACCTGATTTACACCTATCTTGGGTTCTTTGTGACCGCAGTGTCTGTCCATTTTTTGTTTCCTTATCCGGTACTGTTTGCGATTGGCTTAATTGTGTCCTGCATTGGCTGGATTTTACTGGGTTCATTGGGCCGTCGTTACGCCATTATTTCTTACGGCTGTCTGGTGGTATCGGTCTATTCCATGCTCGGTGTCCATCTATTCGAAGAATGGTATATGCAACCGATGCTGCTGGTGATTGGCGCCGCTTGGTATGGCCTGCTTTCCACCATTAGTTTCTTGCTGTTTCCGGTTAGGGTGGTACAGGACAAATTATCCCAATGCTATTCTTCGTTAGGCGATTTCCTGTTTGCCAAGTCCAATTTGTTCGATGTCGACATGACACGAGAAAGTTATCAGCAAAGCATGATTGACCTGTCGATGGAAAATGGTCGTTTGGTCGGCATTTTTAATGAAATGAAAACGGCCTTGCTCACGCGCCTCAAGGGAGACCGCGGACAAAAAGACACCCGCCGCAGCCTGCATTATTACTTCGTGGCACAAGATATTCATGAACGGGCAGACTCAGCCCATATTGACTACCAGAAACTGGCGAAAATCTTTCAGCACAGCGACATTCTGTTCCGCTTCCAGCGCATTCTCTCCATCCAAGGGAAAGCCTGTAAGGATCTTAGCGAGAGCATCTTGCATCGCAGTACCTATCAACATAACAAACGTTTTAAGCATGCTTTTGAAAATCTGCGTCTGTCTTTGGAGAAACTGCAACAGGAACAGCAATATGACCAAATCTGGATCAATGCACTGTTTTCTCTCTATCAAAACCTCAAAGCCATCGATGCACAACTGCGTAACGTGGAAACCGAACGCCACATCAAGCTAGATAAAAGCAAACATATTGAAAATCAGCTGAAAGATGATGATCTGAAAGGCTGGGATGACATCGTGATTCGGGTCAAACAGCATTTGACTCCTGAATCTGTGTTATTCCGCCATGCCATACGGCTGTCACTGGTGCTGTTTATTGGTTATGTGTTTATTCAGCTCACTGATATCCAGTATGGTTATTGGATTCTGTTGACGGCCCTGTTTGTTAGCCAGCCGAACTTTAACGCCACCAAACGCCGCTTGTATCTGCGTATTATCGGAACCTTAATCGGCATCAGCATCGGTTATGCCGTCCTGTATTTTATCCCGTCGATCGAAGGTCAGTTATTGCTGCTGATTTTAAGCGGTGCCCTGTTCTTTGAACTGCGCAGTAAACAGTATGCACAGGCTACAGCTTTCATGACGATTTTGGCCATGATCAATTTCAATCTGGATGGCTTGGGCTTCGCCGCTGCATTACCGCGCCTGATTGATACCCTGATTGGCTGTGGACTAGCGTGGTTTGGGGTCAGCTTTATCTGGCCGGACTGGCAATTCCGCCGTTTACCGCGCACCATCAAACGTGCGCTCACTGCTCAATGTGACTACCTGACCGAAGTAGTGCAGCAATATCAGCATGGCCGCAATAATGGACTGCAATACCGCGTTGTGCGTCGTGCAGCCAACAATACCGATGCTGAAGTGGCTTCATTAATTTCAACCTTGGCCACTGAACCGGATTTCGATCCAGCGCAGAAAAATCAGGCCTTTGAATTTTTGTGTTTGCACCATACTTTTTTGAGCTACATTTCAGCTCTAGGCGCACACCGTCAGCAAATTCAGGATCCGGAAATCTTGGCCTTGCTGCATCAGGCTCTCGATGATATCCGGGGTTCACTACTTCATGATGAGACGCCCGACTTGACAGCACAGAACATGCTACAGACGATTCGTCAGCGTTTAAGCCAGAATAACCAGGCCGATCAACATTCCTTGATCATCCTGCAACAGCTGTCCCTGATGCTGAGTATTCTTGCTCAACTCAGTACGCTCAAGCAGAGTTTAAGCCATGAACATGACACGCAAGCCTCCGAGCTGGGTTCCATCTAA
- a CDS encoding YcxB family protein, giving the protein MTAKNIYAYTLQPVNYEVSEAEQRNVQLMIWRSTNKIGTKAWAIMGAIVALSILGIILLKNYSTLFCWIAIVGVVLYYALRTYGLEWYVKRKMNEFPVQEIKGIRLGVQPHGIVMRQQMGGQEGVGTIGWKDIYEWYNTPDFILVNFKVKDQQGAYILPKRMDSKNFPFNTVRKHLNETVGPAKTF; this is encoded by the coding sequence ATGACTGCAAAAAATATTTATGCTTATACCCTTCAGCCAGTGAATTATGAAGTTTCCGAGGCTGAGCAACGCAACGTGCAACTGATGATCTGGCGCAGTACCAACAAGATTGGTACAAAAGCCTGGGCCATCATGGGAGCGATTGTGGCTTTATCTATTCTTGGCATTATCTTGCTCAAGAATTACTCTACCCTGTTTTGCTGGATCGCCATCGTGGGTGTGGTGCTGTATTACGCGTTACGTACCTACGGTTTGGAATGGTATGTCAAACGTAAGATGAATGAATTTCCAGTACAGGAAATTAAAGGCATTCGCTTAGGGGTACAGCCACACGGGATCGTGATGCGTCAACAGATGGGCGGTCAAGAAGGTGTGGGTACGATTGGCTGGAAAGACATTTATGAGTGGTATAACACGCCGGATTTTATTTTGGTCAACTTCAAAGTAAAAGACCAACAAGGGGCTTATATCTTGCCTAAGCGCATGGATTCAAAGAACTTTCCATTCAATACTGTACGCAAGCATCTGAATGAAACTGTAGGACCTGCTAAAACCTTTTAA
- a CDS encoding sulfite reductase flavoprotein subunit alpha has product MLKRIFFQIHWFLGITAGLILSIMGVTGAIYSYESQILKWINQDSYVVAAQTQPKLTPAQIYQHFQRTQPELKINSVTISSSQTTSSQINIAKAGEKRGLAVMINPYTAEVLPELKGREFFKFVEKLHRTLTLGPQGKLITGSCALILIFFVLSGLYLRWPKKHSVRQWLAVKPQLKGRNFLWDLHAVVGTWVIVFYLMLAMTGLYWSFDWWRNGMYAVLGVQREIPKEVPLAAKKDEGSKQALPLPTVSYALERTWSGFNQNIGREYSSLTLNIPTKNDGKVEVSFIDATPQHERAKNTASYDYRAEKIEKLKLYETQPLNEKIMSSMLPVHRGSFFGPIYQFLAMLAALVMPLFFITGWMLYLKRRKQKKLTQAARLALSSTDLKHPRQPWLIVYASQTGLAEQLAWRTATSLQAANQTVQVKSMQQLSLTELKQQQHILFVVSTYGTGDAPDLASSFVKKVMREQPDLAQLNYAILALGSKEYTNSYCRFGYRVDEWLQACHATPLFDLITVDNADPVALQCWNQALAELFQTELADMQVNKVFDTWSLEKCDLLNPGSLGGAIYNIELRAKHDASWQAGDIAEIQPENAPIRIQAFLQQQQLDGQALVPSLNLPLQEALKTKDLSASVQAYQNFDELIDQLTTLPSREYSIASIPSQQILRLVVRQQKNLQGELGLGSGWLTAHAAINQPIALRIRSNPNFHLIDDNRPLILIGNGTGIAGLMSLMHARVRLNYTENWLIFGERQQACDFIYRETIQAWQSTAMLQRLDLAFSRDQPQQIYVQDKLREQASELKAWIDRGAVIYICGSLKGMAQDVEHALIEILGEEALEELRLTQRYRRDVY; this is encoded by the coding sequence ATGCTTAAAAGAATATTTTTCCAAATTCACTGGTTTTTAGGGATTACTGCCGGACTGATCCTGTCCATTATGGGCGTCACAGGGGCGATCTATTCCTATGAATCGCAAATCCTGAAATGGATCAACCAAGACAGTTATGTGGTCGCTGCCCAGACACAGCCAAAGCTGACACCAGCGCAGATTTATCAGCATTTTCAACGTACCCAACCTGAACTGAAAATTAACAGTGTGACGATTAGCAGCAGCCAGACCACCTCATCACAGATCAATATTGCCAAAGCCGGAGAAAAACGTGGTTTAGCGGTGATGATTAACCCTTACACGGCTGAAGTGTTGCCTGAGTTGAAAGGTCGCGAATTTTTCAAGTTTGTAGAAAAACTGCACCGTACCCTCACCTTGGGGCCTCAAGGTAAACTGATTACTGGTTCTTGTGCCCTAATACTGATTTTCTTTGTGCTGAGTGGCTTATATCTACGCTGGCCGAAAAAGCATAGTGTACGTCAATGGCTGGCTGTTAAACCGCAACTTAAAGGTCGCAATTTTCTGTGGGATCTACATGCGGTAGTCGGAACCTGGGTGATTGTGTTTTATCTGATGCTAGCCATGACGGGGCTGTATTGGTCGTTTGACTGGTGGCGCAATGGGATGTATGCAGTACTGGGGGTACAACGTGAAATACCTAAAGAAGTACCACTAGCTGCAAAAAAGGATGAAGGCTCAAAACAGGCTCTCCCCCTACCGACGGTCAGTTACGCACTAGAACGGACCTGGAGTGGTTTTAATCAAAACATTGGTCGTGAATATTCCAGCCTAACGCTCAACATCCCTACCAAAAATGATGGCAAAGTCGAGGTTAGCTTTATCGATGCCACACCACAGCATGAACGAGCAAAAAATACGGCGAGTTACGATTATCGTGCAGAAAAAATAGAAAAATTAAAACTCTATGAAACACAACCGCTGAATGAAAAAATCATGTCCAGTATGTTGCCGGTACACCGTGGTAGCTTTTTCGGACCGATTTATCAGTTCCTTGCCATGTTGGCCGCATTGGTTATGCCTCTGTTTTTCATTACCGGCTGGATGCTGTACTTAAAACGTCGCAAACAGAAAAAGCTCACCCAAGCCGCACGTCTGGCATTGAGTTCAACAGACCTCAAACATCCACGTCAGCCCTGGTTGATCGTCTATGCATCACAGACGGGGCTGGCCGAACAACTGGCCTGGCGTACCGCAACCAGCTTGCAGGCTGCCAACCAGACTGTTCAGGTAAAATCCATGCAGCAGCTTAGCCTGACAGAACTCAAACAGCAGCAGCACATCCTGTTTGTGGTCAGCACCTATGGTACGGGTGATGCTCCTGATCTGGCTTCAAGCTTTGTCAAAAAAGTCATGCGGGAACAACCTGACCTGGCACAGCTCAACTACGCTATTTTAGCTTTGGGCTCCAAAGAATATACCAACAGCTATTGCCGATTTGGCTATCGTGTTGATGAATGGCTGCAAGCCTGTCATGCCACTCCACTGTTTGATTTGATCACCGTGGATAATGCAGATCCTGTAGCGCTTCAATGCTGGAATCAGGCTTTAGCTGAACTCTTCCAGACCGAACTGGCCGATATGCAGGTGAATAAAGTATTTGATACCTGGTCGCTGGAAAAATGTGACTTGCTCAATCCAGGCAGCTTAGGTGGTGCTATTTACAATATTGAGTTACGCGCAAAGCATGATGCCTCATGGCAAGCCGGAGATATTGCCGAAATTCAGCCAGAAAATGCCCCGATCCGTATCCAAGCGTTTCTTCAGCAACAGCAACTAGATGGTCAAGCCCTAGTGCCATCTCTCAATCTGCCGTTACAAGAAGCATTAAAAACCAAAGACCTGAGCGCCTCAGTCCAAGCCTATCAAAATTTTGATGAACTGATTGATCAGCTGACGACACTACCAAGCCGTGAATATTCCATTGCCAGCATTCCATCGCAACAAATTTTGCGCTTGGTGGTCCGTCAACAGAAAAATCTCCAAGGTGAACTGGGCTTAGGTTCAGGCTGGTTAACGGCCCATGCAGCCATCAATCAACCGATTGCGCTACGCATCCGCAGCAATCCGAATTTTCACCTGATCGATGACAATCGCCCACTGATCCTGATCGGCAACGGAACAGGGATCGCAGGACTGATGAGCTTGATGCATGCGCGGGTTCGTCTCAATTACACCGAAAACTGGCTGATTTTTGGCGAACGTCAGCAAGCCTGTGATTTTATCTATCGAGAGACCATTCAGGCTTGGCAAAGCACAGCCATGCTACAACGTCTGGATCTTGCCTTCTCACGCGATCAGCCACAGCAGATTTATGTACAAGACAAATTGCGTGAACAAGCCAGCGAACTCAAAGCCTGGATCGATCGTGGCGCAGTGATCTATATCTGCGGCAGCCTGAAAGGTATGGCTCAAGACGTAGAACATGCTTTAATCGAGATTCTGGGCGAAGAAGCACTAGAAGAGTTGCGTTTAACACAACGTTATCGACGTGATGTCTATTAA
- a CDS encoding YdcF family protein, whose protein sequence is MTSLMLSLSSKIKRMLTALFGSLLFLDGLFFTVQNKIHLGTLLPLVLGGFLLAYSYFYQQIQAILVQHPSYKILWHLGWGLLIIWVISLLSFFVYLHQQIQQQVDVPELKAIIVLGSGIENGRPSAILAQRLNTAAALAAQQPQANIIVSGGLATREHATEAEIMAAYLQHTFHIPAHRIKLETESTSTELNLSNTQVILHNQHISLKQPIAIVTSDFHTLRAAAIARKQGYQHPIMVSAPTPLLNRYNAWLREYFAFISGWLLNEY, encoded by the coding sequence ATGACCTCCCTGATGCTTTCTCTGTCCAGCAAAATCAAACGCATGCTGACCGCATTGTTTGGTAGCCTGTTGTTCCTGGATGGCCTATTTTTCACCGTACAAAATAAAATCCATTTAGGAACCCTACTCCCCCTAGTTTTAGGTGGTTTTCTGCTAGCCTATAGTTATTTCTATCAGCAGATTCAAGCCATTTTAGTCCAGCATCCAAGCTATAAAATACTATGGCATCTGGGATGGGGATTACTGATCATTTGGGTCATCAGTCTCTTGAGTTTTTTTGTGTATCTGCATCAACAGATCCAACAACAAGTTGATGTTCCAGAGCTAAAAGCCATCATTGTCTTGGGAAGTGGCATTGAAAATGGTCGGCCTTCTGCCATTTTGGCCCAACGTCTAAATACCGCTGCTGCATTAGCCGCGCAACAACCGCAGGCAAACATTATTGTCAGTGGTGGTTTGGCAACCCGTGAACATGCGACTGAGGCCGAGATTATGGCCGCCTACTTACAGCACACCTTTCACATTCCCGCACATCGTATCAAGCTGGAAACCGAAAGTACCAGTACCGAGCTCAACCTGAGTAATACACAAGTCATTTTGCACAATCAGCATATTTCCCTCAAACAGCCGATTGCGATTGTCACCAGCGATTTCCATACCTTACGTGCAGCTGCGATTGCTCGAAAACAAGGCTATCAACACCCCATTATGGTCAGTGCACCGACACCTCTTTTGAATCGCTATAATGCCTGGCTGAGGGAATACTTTGCTTTTATCAGTGGCTGGTTGTTAAATGAATACTAA